A part of Cannabis sativa cultivar Pink pepper isolate KNU-18-1 chromosome 6, ASM2916894v1, whole genome shotgun sequence genomic DNA contains:
- the LOC115725212 gene encoding cytochrome P450 71D10-like, with product MSELMKNPKIMKRAQDEIREVFHRKGLGNERALDKMKYLKSVIKESMRLHPILPLIVPRQNQKKCEINGYEIPAKTNTIINAWVIGRDSNYWPEPEIFKPERFLDDNNCIDSKLGNNFEYLPFGGGRRICVGMSFGLLSVELSLALLLFHFDWMLPNGVKNEDLDMTESSRAVLQRKNFQQVIPITQELSTSTAN from the coding sequence ATGTCAGAATTGATGAAGAATCCGAAGATAATGAAAAGGGCACAAGATGAGATTAGAGAAGTCTTTCACAGAAAAGGGTTGGGAAATGAGAGAGCACTCGATAAGATGAAATACTTAAAATCAGTTATCAAAGAATCCATGAGACTTCATCCTATTTTACCATTGATAGTGCCAAGACAAAATCAAAAGAAGTGTGAGATTAATGGTTATGAGATACCTGCTAAAACAAACACTATAATTAATGCATGGGTAATTGGAAGAGATTCTAATTATTGGCCTGAACCTGAGATTTTTAAACCGGAAAGGTTCTTAGATGATAATAATTGTATTGACTCGAAATTAGGTAACAACTTTGAATATCTTCCATTTGGTGGTGGAAGAAGAATATGTGTTGGTATGTCTTTTGGTCTCCTCAGTGTTGAGCTTTCTCTTGCATTGTTGCTATTTCACTTTGATTGGATGCTTCCCAATGGAGTGAAAAATGAAGATTTGGACATGACTGAGTCTTCTAGAGCAGTCCTTCAAAGAAAAAATTTTCAACAAGTTATTCCTATCACTCAAGAACTGTCAACTAGCACTGCAAATTAA